A window from Phalacrocorax carbo chromosome 20, bPhaCar2.1, whole genome shotgun sequence encodes these proteins:
- the KLHL17 gene encoding kelch-like protein 17 isoform X2, with protein MCSLLQLNGVRDACCKFLLSQLDPSNCLGIRGFADTHSCSDLLKSAHKYVLQHFVEVSKTEEFMLLPLKQVLDLISSDSLNVPSEEEVYRAVLSWVKHDVDSRRQHVPRLMKCVRLPLLSRDFLMSNVDTELLVRHHSECKDLLIEALKYHLMPEQRGVLSNSRTRPRRCEGASTVLFAVGGGSLFAIHGDCEAYDTRTDRWHMVASMSTRRARVGVAAIGNKLYAVGGYDGTSDLATVESYDPVTNSWQPEVSMGTRRSCLGVAALHGLLYAAGGYDGASCLNSAERYDPLTGTWTSIAAMSTRRRYVRVATLEGNLYAVGGYDSSSHLATVEKYEPQINTWTPIANMLSRRSSAGVAVLEGMLYVAGGNDGTSCLNSVERYNPKTNTWESVAPMNIRRSTHDLVAMDGWLYAVGGNDGSSSLNSIEKYNPRTNKWVAASCMFTRRSSVGVAVLELLNFPPPSSPTLSVSSTSL; from the exons ATGTGCAG cctgctTCAGCTCAATGGTGTGCGGGATGCTTGCTGCAAGTTCCTACTCAGCCAGCTCGATCCATCCAACTGCCTGGGGATCCGGGGTTTTGCTGACACGCACTCCTGCAGCGACCTCCTCAAGTCTGCGCACAAGTACGTCCTCCAGCACTTCGTGGAGGTGTCCAAGACAGAGGAGTTCATGTTGCTGCCTCTTAAACAG GTGCTGGACCTCATTTCTAGTGACAGCCTCAATGTGCcatcagaggaggaggtgtaCCGGGCTGTGCTCAGCTGGGTCAAACATGATGTGGACAGCAGAAGACAGCATGTCCCCAGG CTTATGAAGTGCGTGCGGCTGCCCCTGCTGAGCCGGGACTTCCTCATGAGCAATGTGgacacagagctgctggtgcGGCATCACTCGGAGTGCAAGGACCTGCTGATCGAAGCCCTCAAGTACCACCTCATGCCGGAGCAGAGAGGGGTCCTTAGCAACAGCAGGACGAGGCCGCGGCGCTGCGAGGGGGCCAGCACTGTGCTCTTTGCTGTGG GTGGGGGGAGCCTGTTCGCCATCCATGGGGACTGCGAGGCCTATGACACGCGGACGGATCGGTGGCACATGGTGGCCTCTATGTCGACTCGCAGGGCCAGAGTGGGCGTTGCTGCCATTGGGAACAAGCTGTATGCTGTGGGCGG cTACGATGGGACCTCTGATCTGGCCACAGTGGAGTCCTATGATCCTGTCACCAATTCCTGGCAACCTGAGGTGTCCATGGGCACCAGGAGGAGCTGCCTGGGTGTAGCAGCGCTTCACGGGCTTCTCTATGCTGCTGGGGGGTACGATGGGGCCTCGTGCCTGAACAG CGCAGAGCGGTACGACCCTCTGACAGGCACCTGGACATCCATCGCTGCCATGAGCACCAGGAGACGCTACGTCCGGGTGGCAACGCTAG AAGGCAACCTCTATGCTGTTGGGGGATATGACAGCTCATCCCACTTAGCCACAGTAGAAAAGTATGAGCCCCAG ATCAACACCTGGACGCCCATTGCTAATATGCTAAGCCGCCGGAGCAGCGCAGGagtggctgtgctggaggggaTGCTCTATGTGGCCGGCGGCAACGATGGGACCAGCTGCCTTAACTCTGTTGAGCGCtacaaccccaaaaccaacacatGGGAGAGCGTGGCGCCCATGAACATCCGTAG GAGCACCCACGACCTGGTGGCCATGGATGGGTGGCTGTATGCAGTGGGTGGCAATGACGGGAGCTCCAGCCTAAACTCCATCGAGAAGTACAACCCCCGTACCAACAAGTGGGTAGCAGCCTCGTGCATGTTCACACGCCGGAGCAGCGTGGGGGTGGCTGTGCTGGAACTCCTCAACTTCCCGCCTCCCTCCTCGCCCACCCTGTCAGTGTCTTCGACGAGCCTTTGA
- the KLHL17 gene encoding kelch-like protein 17 isoform X1 produces MEGGVQLLNRDGHSISHNSKRHYHDAFVCMNRMRQRGLLCDIVLHVGTKEIKAHKVVLASCSPYFHAMFTNEMSESRQTHVTLHDIDPQALEQLVQYAYTAEIVVGEGNVQTLLPAASLLQLNGVRDACCKFLLSQLDPSNCLGIRGFADTHSCSDLLKSAHKYVLQHFVEVSKTEEFMLLPLKQVLDLISSDSLNVPSEEEVYRAVLSWVKHDVDSRRQHVPRLMKCVRLPLLSRDFLMSNVDTELLVRHHSECKDLLIEALKYHLMPEQRGVLSNSRTRPRRCEGASTVLFAVGGGSLFAIHGDCEAYDTRTDRWHMVASMSTRRARVGVAAIGNKLYAVGGYDGTSDLATVESYDPVTNSWQPEVSMGTRRSCLGVAALHGLLYAAGGYDGASCLNSAERYDPLTGTWTSIAAMSTRRRYVRVATLEGNLYAVGGYDSSSHLATVEKYEPQINTWTPIANMLSRRSSAGVAVLEGMLYVAGGNDGTSCLNSVERYNPKTNTWESVAPMNIRRSTHDLVAMDGWLYAVGGNDGSSSLNSIEKYNPRTNKWVAASCMFTRRSSVGVAVLELLNFPPPSSPTLSVSSTSL; encoded by the exons ATGGAAGGGGGTGTGCAGCTCCTCAACCGCGATGGCCACAGCATCTCCCACAACTCCAAGCGACACTATCACGATGCCTTCGTGTGCATGAACCGCATGCGTCAGCGCGGGCTGCTCTGCGACATTGTGCTCCATGTGGGCACCAAGGAGATCAAGGCCCACAAGGTGGTGCTGGCGTCCTGCAGCCCGTACTTCCACGCCATGTTCACAA ATGAGATGAGTGAGAGCCGCCAGACGCACGTGACGCTGCACGACATTGACCCACAGGCCCTGGAGCAGCTGGTGCAATACGCTTACACGGCTGAGATTGTGGTGGGCGAGGGGAATGTGCAG ACACTTCttcctgctgccagcctgctTCAGCTCAATGGTGTGCGGGATGCTTGCTGCAAGTTCCTACTCAGCCAGCTCGATCCATCCAACTGCCTGGGGATCCGGGGTTTTGCTGACACGCACTCCTGCAGCGACCTCCTCAAGTCTGCGCACAAGTACGTCCTCCAGCACTTCGTGGAGGTGTCCAAGACAGAGGAGTTCATGTTGCTGCCTCTTAAACAG GTGCTGGACCTCATTTCTAGTGACAGCCTCAATGTGCcatcagaggaggaggtgtaCCGGGCTGTGCTCAGCTGGGTCAAACATGATGTGGACAGCAGAAGACAGCATGTCCCCAGG CTTATGAAGTGCGTGCGGCTGCCCCTGCTGAGCCGGGACTTCCTCATGAGCAATGTGgacacagagctgctggtgcGGCATCACTCGGAGTGCAAGGACCTGCTGATCGAAGCCCTCAAGTACCACCTCATGCCGGAGCAGAGAGGGGTCCTTAGCAACAGCAGGACGAGGCCGCGGCGCTGCGAGGGGGCCAGCACTGTGCTCTTTGCTGTGG GTGGGGGGAGCCTGTTCGCCATCCATGGGGACTGCGAGGCCTATGACACGCGGACGGATCGGTGGCACATGGTGGCCTCTATGTCGACTCGCAGGGCCAGAGTGGGCGTTGCTGCCATTGGGAACAAGCTGTATGCTGTGGGCGG cTACGATGGGACCTCTGATCTGGCCACAGTGGAGTCCTATGATCCTGTCACCAATTCCTGGCAACCTGAGGTGTCCATGGGCACCAGGAGGAGCTGCCTGGGTGTAGCAGCGCTTCACGGGCTTCTCTATGCTGCTGGGGGGTACGATGGGGCCTCGTGCCTGAACAG CGCAGAGCGGTACGACCCTCTGACAGGCACCTGGACATCCATCGCTGCCATGAGCACCAGGAGACGCTACGTCCGGGTGGCAACGCTAG AAGGCAACCTCTATGCTGTTGGGGGATATGACAGCTCATCCCACTTAGCCACAGTAGAAAAGTATGAGCCCCAG ATCAACACCTGGACGCCCATTGCTAATATGCTAAGCCGCCGGAGCAGCGCAGGagtggctgtgctggaggggaTGCTCTATGTGGCCGGCGGCAACGATGGGACCAGCTGCCTTAACTCTGTTGAGCGCtacaaccccaaaaccaacacatGGGAGAGCGTGGCGCCCATGAACATCCGTAG GAGCACCCACGACCTGGTGGCCATGGATGGGTGGCTGTATGCAGTGGGTGGCAATGACGGGAGCTCCAGCCTAAACTCCATCGAGAAGTACAACCCCCGTACCAACAAGTGGGTAGCAGCCTCGTGCATGTTCACACGCCGGAGCAGCGTGGGGGTGGCTGTGCTGGAACTCCTCAACTTCCCGCCTCCCTCCTCGCCCACCCTGTCAGTGTCTTCGACGAGCCTTTGA